TTCGCCCCGCGCGCCTCGTGGTGAGTGGAGAGCGCGCGGCCACTGCCAGGTGCGTTCGCCGCGCGCACGGTGTCATCAGGGGATTGGATGCCGAGGCCGCGCGTGACACCCCCACACTGTTCCAACAACTCGTCGATAATCGACGGGTCGATACGATTCCACACTTTTGGTAATCCGAGGTGGTGGTTTACTGTTCACGTTGGTCACATCGCGATAAGAGGTGATTTTCAGCACGAAATACGCGAACAACTCCCTACACTCACTCCAACATAGTGCGTGGGAAGCGTCGGCATCGCTACTGTCCCCCAATTATCCCCCAAAGTAACACGTCTTGCCTTTACAGAAGAAGTCTCCCTCCAGACAGCGGTTGATTGCACAGTTTTAGTTCCCCTTGTAAACTAATGCAGCGCcacagaataaaaaatatatattttgatttgctttattttggGTCGCTGCAACGGAAATATGTCTATGGGTATTGCCATTATGTGATAGGCTGTTGCACCCTACTGGAATTATGATACAACTACAACTTAATCATGTTATAGTAGTCTTGTTATGAGTGCCTGCAAGAAAACATGAATCACTTTAGTATGTTATGTTCCACGATTCCCCTCTTCCCACTAGCAGTATCAGTCGTGTAAGtaatattataaatacatttattagtAAAGTAATCATGATAGCTCGTGTGTTAAAAGCTGGTATGTAGTTGCATTTTTCAAAGTGTCCAGTAGGGGGCACTAACTCCTCGCTGTTTTACTTCCAGACGAAAGCAATCGACTGGTACCCTCTGACGGTACCAGTCTTAACAATCGATAGGGAATATTATGTGAATCTTATTATAAGGATGACAGACCTCAACAAGCAAATACCCCCAAAAAGGTAACCTAACGATTACTAAGCCCGTACCTTTTAAGATTTACGATCTCGCATATCCCTGACTATCATGTTCGCAGATTAATGCTCAAATGATTTCCTTTGAGAAGTATTATGTAGCATTAAATCACTGTGGGGAGCGCAAATAAACGCGCTCCTTATTGTCCTACCGTTATATAGGCCTTATGTTACATATTTAACGATTCGCTGTGTAATGAGTCACTGTGAGTATAAGATTCTATTTCAATCTGTGACGTAGCTGCCATTGCCATTTTCTGGCACAATGTTTTGTAGCCTCTGACTATCATTCAAAATGTTGTTTATTTCTCCTTCCAGTGCTAAAATCGCAACAGGGGCTGTCGTCTGCGTCGAAAGTGAAATTCGAGGAGATGTGTCGATCGGTGAGCACCTGCTTTTGATCAATTATATAATTTGCTCTGCTCCAAATGTGCGGATGATAACCATCTCAATGCATGTACAGGCGCTAGGACGGTGGTACACCCCAAAGCGAGGATCATAGCAGAGGCAGGACCAATCATCATTGGGGAAGGCAATTTAATTGAGGAACAGGCCCTTATCATTAACAGGTAAGCTATCTACTACCTATCCAGGGCATGCTAAAGGACATAACCAAAGACTGAACCCATGTTCTGCAGTCTACATTGTTGGTAAGAGTcatgtttgtattttatttcatttagttATCCTGAAAATATCATGCCAGACACAGACGAGGTGGAGCCCGTGACAATGACAATAGGAACCAACAATGTCTTTGAGGTTGGCTGCGGTATCCTTTTTGGTCAGAAAACATGTTTACGTCCAACCCTGAGATGGGTTTCCCCACCATCTCACCTCAACATACTGTACTGTAGAGTGATGCTTCCAGTAGACTACGTTTGAATCTTTAACTCCTCCTCccaagtgtctcgagcactgaACATAGGGGACAACAACGTCATCGAGTCGAAAGGTGAGTCCACCTTACAGCACTTACTTCTCATAAAAACATACTCGGTCACTGGGTAGTGTGCGTACCGCGTAGGCTCAGTCCTGAACGCGGCGTCCCGGGTTTGAATCCTGCACGTGGTCATTTTGTGcctgtcctcccctctgtctctcataccttcctctctatcactctctaaATTAAAGCATAACAATGCAGAAATAAGCCTTTAAACATACTTTCTGTGAGGTTTGTCATGcatgtcatgaaggagcaggttagGGTGTCAAACATCCTGAACATGGGGGACACTtacaggtagactgcggacATCGGTGTTTGATTCCTTTGGGCCAGCAGTCCAAACAACCCCCACCCGTCAGACTTGAGACTATTGACCGATCCTCCATGAAGCCATTTCACCGTGTGTGTGCCCGTTCGTAAATATTTAAAATTCAGTTATCCCGATCTATTCGTTCCCGTTCCCAGCTGACCTTGGGAGGAACGTCAGCCTGACGAGCGGCAGCATCATCGGGGCCGGTTGCCATGTCAACACCAGTGAGGTCATCGCTGAGAACACAGTGGTGTACGGCGCCAGCGGCAAACGACGCGTGCAGAGCGAGAAGCCGCAGGTTCGACCCTGGCGTCCGCCCCCCCTCATCGGTTCTGTTGTCGTTATTTCAgttaatatgatataataatactcttgatttttctttgttttacttTGATTTTGAAGCCTCAGACCCTTCAACTGGACTTCCTCATGAAGATCCTGCCCAACTACCA
This is a stretch of genomic DNA from Gadus chalcogrammus isolate NIFS_2021 chromosome 17, NIFS_Gcha_1.0, whole genome shotgun sequence. It encodes these proteins:
- the LOC130369797 gene encoding dynactin subunit 6-like — its product is MTDLNKQIPPKSAKIATGAVVCVESEIRGDVSIGARTVVHPKARIIAEAGPIIIGEGNLIEEQALIINSYPENIMPDTDEVEPVTMTIGTNNVFEVGCVSRALNIGDNNVIESKADLGRNVSLTSGSIIGAGCHVNTSEVIAENTVVYGASGKRRVQSEKPQPQTLQLDFLMKILPNYHHLKKAVKGGTTPVRN